The window ATGATAGGGATTCTGGTTGAAGAAATGATGGCAATAATAGGGATTCTGGTAGAAAGAATGATGGTAATGATAGGGATTCTGGTAGAAGAAATGATGGTAATGATAGGGATTCTGGTAGAAAGAATGATGGCAATAATAGGAATTCTGGTAGAAAGAATGATGGTAATATTAGGGATTCTGGTAGAAGAAATTATGGCAATAATAGGGATTCTGGTAGAAAGAATGATGGTAATGATAGGGATTCTGGTTGAAGAAATGCTGGTAATGATAGGGATTCTGGTAGAAAGAATGATGGCAATAAAAGGGATTCTGGTAGAAAGAATGATGGTAATAATAGGGATTCTGGTTGAAGAAATGATGGCAATAATAGGGATTCTGGTTGAAGAAATGATGGTAATGATAGGGATTCTGGTTGAAGAAATGCTGGTAATGATAGGAATTCTGGTAGAAGAAATGATGGTAATGATAATGATTCTGGTAGAAGAAATGATGGTAATGATAGGGATTCTGGTAAAAGAAATGATGGTAATGATAGGGTTTCTGGTAAAAGAAATGATGGTAATGATAGGTCCAGGGAACGTGAGAACAATGATAAGGAAAGTTATAATAGGACAAATAGGAAAAATGCAAATAATGATACAGAAAGTTGCCTAACTCGGAAgcgcacaaatatatatatatatatcttagaattaaaaaaatagtaataaaaaatgtgtttctcaaaatttgtcgcaaaaaaaaataaataaataaaacgacATAATTGAGCTCTTTCTTTTCACAGCTTGGGGGTCTAGGTGAGCGCTTTATGTTCCCCAGTGGGATCCGCCAGGGAGGAAGCCATGAcaccaaaaagcgttttcttgcattctttactgcagaaacggaTTCTCTTGACGTCTATAGCTCATTGTACCTCGACCACATATCAACCATGTGCAGTATCTATTGATCTTTGTACTGTATGAGATCCATTACGActttttcattaaattctctGGCCATTGGGAAAGCCACTACAGGTCGAGAGGTGCAAATACTTTGCACAGTTCACAGcttctttctatttctgttaATTCATCTTCAAAATCTTCGCACCGAATTTTAGCGCCTTGAAGTAAAGCCTTAAGTCTATCCCTCGGAGGGTGTGCGAACTGCTTGTGTAGTTTTCTAATAGTCGCCTTGCGTTTTTTCTGAAGCTTCGTCGAATGCTTTTACTTTTCAATTTGAATCGTTTCTGATTTGTCACATTGGGATGCACTAATGACCAGACTGagctgagctagccaggaaaaccagggacttggcagaatttaagtcattggttaatatgcatgactaaatgcatgacgtgtaggacttaatcatcttctttttgaagtaacgtctgtattatataagataagataatgttaaGTTTAAGGCAACCTCATTTCCAAATATTATAGCTGAATCGTTTTCTAAATCCAATTTTACTCCTGCTGTTTTTCATGGTAGTTCTGGAGAGTAATAATGGTATGTCTGTTTCTACAGCATCAGTCACAAGTTTAACCTTCTTTCCAGCATTGTGACAGGTTACTCATATTCACCCTTTGATTTTATTATTGTCCCACCACCAAATTTAAATATTCTGTGACCTTCTCTTAACTTCACTTTGTTGCGGTCCTCTTCATCTATAGAGCCCCAAAATGCCTCCAACCATGTCATTCCACACACTGTACTACTGCACGCGCTGTCCAATATTGTCGTAAAAGGAAATGCTAATTAATGAGAGCTATGGATGTTAGTACGGGATTATTCCCCCTTTAAATAatttgtcacattttttttctcccaattcCCATTCTAGGATAAAGTAGAAATTTTACGTAATAATTCACAGTCAATAATAATacatggatcaataaaaaaaaaaaattaggggtaattaattaattttgttttataacgcAGAAAGGGGTCTTAACCCTGCCATCTTGAGATAAATGGCTGTaattagcgttttttttttcctttgtagtagattcgattttttttaaatatttttttttgtttcgcttGTTTGATTAAGTGAGCGTATAATGGTTTTATGTTTTGTGTATATCGTTGTACAGATTTGTATTTAGTCTTTGATTTTATTAATGGAAGATATTTCACCAGGTCAGGTCACtgcctcacacacacatatagagagaaactcacacacatatatatattaccattttgtgtatgtgtagctttactttttttgcaGCCAGAGTCTAAAAAACTGTGCACCATGGCAGCTCAACATTTCACGCTGGTCAGTATAAGTGTTTGCTCAAGTATGCGTCAGGAACCCAATCGGCCACTGCCAATGTCACAGTCAAAGATAAGACATCAGGACTTgtatattttagaaaattagaTAAGATTCTCCTTTTACTTGGAGGCTTTTAACAAACAAGGCTTTCACTGGAATGTGATGGCCCTAGGAAGTGTACTGTCTAAACAAATGATGAAACGAGATTTGAGTGTAACAAAATCCCAGACACAATTAGACTATGAGACCTACAAAATGGCTTATCGTGTAAAACAGACAACTCATACATACCATAGGGATTTAAAGCCTGTATTCTTTGATAATCTCTTTTAGCGGTAGCAGGACTGTAGTGTTGTAAGATTGTTGTCTCAATATTACTTATACCAAGGCTGTTTTTAGGTAAACTAGGCGGCCGCCTTGGGCCTCCGATTAGTGGAAGAAATTCTATATGCTTTAATTCAGGGGTCtttcactcttcattagaaatattagtaacaaagtcacagtcaatgttaTTCAAAGAACAAAgctatttcttccttgagatctcatatttttctcaataccttgcccatgcttAGCCAGCAGACACTACTGCGGCACCGAACatcagaatgttttgtttcgaaatcttcaagtacttttcgGAACTGCCTGTGCTTAAGACCCTAGCTCTGATAGGTTTGATCACCGAGATACTTGGGTCAACAATGTGTTTCATATTCAATGCAGCTTGGCGCAAACTTCCCGTTTACTCTGTTTCAAGTTAATGGTTTGAATTagtattcttttatttatttaaaaaaaactcagtaAAAGCTCGTGCTCCAGCGGTTGCTACACTTTTCATAAGctaacactttcaacacagttcttcaaagCATTATATATAATGGCCTGAGATTGTGTTCTTGACTCAATGTTTTGACATATTTCCAACAAGaataatctttgtttactttcaaatttttagaatgacatgacATTTAGCCCCTTCATCATACGTGATTAGAATAAGACATTACAAtagtttatatagatatttaaaattatttctctgTGGGCACACCTTTTTTTTGTAGGTGTCCGCGGACTGCATGAAGCCGCTGGTCgtaatttgcccccccccccacccaggAGCTATTCTGTAACTACTGCTCAACACAGAACACATCAAAAAACATCAagaatttgacaaaaaaaagttacaaatatTCTGGTACTTAAAAATGAGTAAATagaacagccaatatgacataATTGGCAACACAAAAAGCTACTGAAAATATTACCCTGTACATTATCTTACTGCCGTGCTAAACTCTAATgactcttcctggactcgtacgccATGAGAAATACATCCTGAGTTAATTGTCTTAAAATTTCTACTATATTTTGGTTTGATTTATCGAACTTCTTCATTTTTTCGTCTTCTTTGCTTCTGTTGACTGAGTGTGTTCTATCTTGCAGGCAATGTGGTGGGACGCCAGGGAAGACATCCAATCAgcaaaaaattcaatttttcaaGGCGCAACGCCAACTGGTGTGCTCCATGGCGTGGAGCGAAATATCGTGTACAAGGTCAGGGTTCAAGGCTACGGCATTGGAGGCCATGGAAGAAAGAGTCCACCAGCTTACTTTACACTAGGTAAAGGCAACACTATATACTTGAGACAAGCAAAATCTACAAAAtccttgaaaaacaaacaaagcttttcTAATGGGAAAGAACTCCGACCTTTAACTATATTTTCAATAaggtacacgttttttttttctcttgacgatatcaaataacaaaattaccaataattaatgaataattgagtatttttgtttattgattcatgtttagttagttgcaataaataattgtttaaagtatctaCTTCATTTGAGAATGCGGGGAGGAagaaaaagctttaaaaattgtttaagaagattaaattgattaaaccaaacaaatactgatagatTAGTTTCTATGGTTGCTCTTGCACAAATTAATgaataccagtaattaattaaatcaTTGGTTACATTCTATTTCaattgattcttgtcttgtctatgtcagtgaataattgtgcaaagtttcaactagacACAAGAATAggtgcgggagaaataacgtgtacacactatTTTACAAGACAGTGATTTAACATTTGTttcgtaaacaaaaaaaaatgcttcaatgggcctcattcaccaatcgtcaacaaacaaaatttagtcACATGGTAATtttgataaaacaacaaaaaaaaactgtcacgtgatagccattgtgtatttaAATCAGATCGTAAtctgtatagaagagatagaaaacCTAGTGggctaaattttgtttgtttacgattggtgaatgatgtCCAATGTGGCTAGAGTGGAAAATAATtgctgaaactattttatttttttaaatccatctGGTTACCTCCCTTACAAATTCTCTTTTTGAATGAAAGCACTTGACTTTAAAATTTCTTGGCATTATTTCTACAGTACCAATTTCTAGGTCTTCAGTTTAGAGAGCAATCTTTTGTTTCAATAGCTTTAGAAATGTGATGATCTAATTATGTTAACGTCGCGTGTAAGTCTATTACTATGGTTTTTCAAAAGGATCTATTTTATTCAATCCAGAGAAGAAAGATATCATGAACTTTTCTCTGCCGTTGAAATCAACTTCTTTTTGTTACTGTTGACATCTGTCATTTGTGCCATGAGATTCAtatgtcatttttttattgtttatgttttgtcatGAGCAATATTTTAATTGACTTTTAAAAAGTCAACCGTTTTTATACTTTGGCCgccatgtttgttttatatgaatATGAATTCCATGAGATGATTTAGGCAGaaatatatgttttttaaaataaaaaattgtcataCATTCTCGAGTTTTGTACATAACATATGTGAATGtatatattttcaaattaattttaagtACCTATCATGACTCAAAATGTAAAGTGTTTTTGGCTTACTGAAACCCATAAGATTCCATTAAAAAAAGGTAACCATTTCAAACCTCTCGGTCTATGTGGGCTGATGATGAAAAACGAATCTATTTCTTAGACCAAGAGTTATCTAAAAGTCATGTGCCCAGATCAGCTATCTACCAACCATTAAATCTGTGTGGAATTTTGACGTCCTAAAAATCCGGACTCACAATCACAGTCTTTACTAGGAATCGAACACCAGAAAACTCAGTTTAGAGGCAGAGCTCTTAAATAACCTCTTGCCCCCACACCCCGTAGTCATTCCAATACACAGTTGTATATGACTAAGTTGTGTGTGTCATGTTGTAGCGCTTATGATTTGAGAAATTAATGAACAGCATGCCGAAACCAACAATATCAAGTGCAGTAACTCTTGTAGACACTCAGAATGACAGGATGAGGGTGGACCTATATTTTTTGTCTCATTACGTTTTGTACTTTGCCTAACTACATTGTAGCAATAAATACTTAACGTGAACCCGATTCATTCTCAAACTTAACATGTTCTGAAAGGCATCAATGTATGCACATCCTATGGCACACCATTTGTGGGCTGGATTATATGGTAATGTCTGTGGGTCATTTTTGACACTCTGCCTCGTCCTGACTTTTGTAACTATTCACAATATCGCCAACATCGTACAATGTAGGATCTTGATATGGAACAAACATTTATTACATAATTTAAGTCTTTTAATTACAATCGATTTTGTGATGTTTGCGAAATATTTAGATTCTCACCTATTTATCATATTCAATTCGAATATTGTATAATattgttgttaatttttatatttcgtCTGAAACTTAGAATGCAGTTTTGATAATCGTTATATCATACTTTGTACatgttacatatatatatatatatatcatttcatGTTCTAAAtactgattttaaaaagtcCACTTATACATAGGCAATAGGTTCCATCACTGACTAAATTTTCAGTGGTGGAAGTTTATTCTTTGGAAGAAAATTGTTATTGATGTTTAACCTGTGATATTGTCATTATGTTacatatcaaaataaatatgatatttttattcattattaaataaatatacaaaatagcGCAGGTTGTTTACATGAGTGTgagttagtttttgtttttctatatacTTTGAGTGCAATGCAAAACTCTTATGTATCTCTGAGATATCATCTTATTAAGCGCTATGCAGATATctaaaagtcaattttaaatttcataatgTACATTATATCCTGATCAGAAATATAGGTCTTATGTTGCTTTGTAATTATTAAGTGTGTAAGCCCTTAAAGGATgaagcttatcttatcttatcatatatattacagacgttacttcaaaaagaagataattaattcCTAGGCATTTCTTGTGTGAAGCTCGccatacatgttaatcaatgactaaCATACTTAAGGCCTAAATAGCTTTACTACTAggactgtctacggatgtaggctattagatttttttgttcgAAAAATGTGTTACATTAAATAAGAATTACACTGaaaagtctttaaaaagatttgttttaatATGAGGCTCAGAGGATCGTTTTTTAGGGGATAGTAAACAacctttataaatataatatttgccACAGTGGCATCCATGCTGCCCTTCTGGTGTCCCTGCCAACCTATttgagtaccggcccaccgaccatttgcccaaatgcccatatagccagtccgcccctgcaacCTACTACTCCAATCTTCAACCAATAACCTCAGCGATTACTCTAAACATCAACTGATTACTCTAAACATCAACTGATTACTCTAAACTTCAACCGATTACTCTAAATTTCAATTGATTACTCTAGCTTCAACCGATTTCTCTAAACTTCAACCGATTACTTTAGACTTCAACCGATTACTCTAAACTTCAACCGATTACTCTATATTTCATCCAGTTACTCAGTCTTCCAACAAAACACTGacacaaaagcaaaaaaaaaggggaaataacaatcttttatttcgGCTCATAATTAACttcttttaaatctttttgGATTTCACCATTGTTTTCGCTTCCTCTCTGTAAGACAGAAACATAAACTTGATTGACGTCattgaaaaatagtattcaATATTGTGAGTTATTGAAAAGTTAATATCAACAAATTAGATGAATTAATGAACTAATAGATACTGCATTTAACGAGATCCGATCTGATAAATCTAAATTAAATTTCTGAGGGCCCTAATTGATTTGTTCACTGACCCGCCCAGGGTCCACCTCTTAGATAGATGGATGCCCTAGGCCAGTACGGTCCACGGGCTAGAACCAACCAGCGATTTGGTTCCATCCGGCCTGCTGAAACGTCTGCACAAGAAGGTAGGAAATCCTCGCTACTTCAAAAAGgttgaaaatgtatctttaccttcgCTAGGGCTCGCGATTTCGATCTTCCCAGTATCTTTTTAAAAGACGACATAACGTGAAGTACACTATAAATTCTacttttttgcaaagcttatatcaactcactttgtctgtctttctgtctgtctggtaaaaaagtttgaacatgttgttttcccatttcccattttcaaatcaagttaaaacattgcacaaatatttaattaatctgacaacacatgaatacaTTTTAACAATGAACAATTAGTAAATtgattgttggtgattaattatttacatatatgtatataacacGATATATCTCCCACTTCCCAATGATTTATCTCCCACTTCCCAACGTTTTATCTCCCACTTC of the Biomphalaria glabrata chromosome 11, xgBioGlab47.1, whole genome shotgun sequence genome contains:
- the LOC129929013 gene encoding uncharacterized protein LOC129929013, with product MLVLTICQTQDHSMQNSYQVLKKELHGHNAATFRKMYYENAPSSQVHLQTTVNSEYDFFNKRLVFENVESTYESPKNFIVIGNFINKCEPRLQSFIKENNPKAMWWDAREDIQSAKNSIFQGATPTGVLHGVERNIVYKVRVQGYGIGGHGRKSPPAYFTLGKGNTIYLRQAKSTKSLKNKQSFSNGKELRPLTIFSIRYTFFFSLDDIK